In Pseudomonadota bacterium, one DNA window encodes the following:
- the topA gene encoding type I DNA topoisomerase has translation MNKPLVVVESPTKVRTIKKYIGKDYNIVSTVGHIKDLPTKKIGINIEEGFQPEYVNIPGKQKVITNLKKEAGDATDIFLAPDPDREGEAIAWHTADILKKKGRKFHRVLFHELTKNAIIAAIASPENLNESKYEAQQARRILDRLVGYQISPLLWRKVKGGLSAGRVQSVALRIICERERAIHAFISVEYWSITALLETEDKAAFTAKLVKKNGKKIDIPNEETSSQIVNELSNTLFTVQKVQKKSTVRNPFPPFITSKLQQEAITKLKFSAKKTMVVAQQLYEGIDLGPGEPVGLITYMRTDSTRISKESAEEALMLIKDTFGEQYALKEPRFFKNTKKVQDAHEAIRPSSVYNTPEKVAPYLSKEQLELYTLIWKRFVASQMTQAIIDKVTVSVSAGPYTFNASGSSVKFPGFMSLYLTADDEQEEEEKKKMLPDISEGMVINLNKLDPKQHFTQPPPRFSEASLVKELEENGIGRPSTYAAILSTIRDKGYVDFIKGYFKPSELGFIVNDLLVESFSNIVNVDFTAKMEDDLDRIEGKEVKMLDVLSSFYTPFKIELDKASEDMLSIKGVGFPTGLKCPECDNELKIKVGKNGHFLACSAYPKCSYSRNYNRDEKGVISPVNVPESEVTDLFCDKCQKPMVLKHGKYGDFFACSGYPDCKNTQSINSDGQTSNTGIKCPEKKCTGEIVGKKSKRGKLFYGCNRYPECTYATWDKPVEQKCPSCGANFLLEKTTKKSGTVLYCIVQDCGYKENI, from the coding sequence GTGAACAAACCGCTTGTAGTTGTTGAATCTCCAACTAAAGTCAGAACAATAAAAAAATATATAGGCAAAGATTATAATATAGTTTCAACCGTTGGACACATAAAGGATCTGCCGACAAAAAAAATCGGAATAAATATAGAAGAAGGTTTTCAACCCGAATATGTGAATATTCCGGGAAAACAAAAAGTAATAACCAACCTTAAAAAAGAAGCAGGTGATGCTACCGATATATTTCTTGCGCCTGATCCTGACAGGGAAGGTGAAGCAATTGCATGGCATACTGCTGATATATTAAAAAAGAAAGGGCGTAAATTTCATAGAGTTCTTTTTCACGAACTTACCAAAAACGCCATTATTGCAGCAATTGCATCTCCTGAAAATCTCAATGAAAGCAAGTATGAAGCGCAACAGGCCCGCCGGATATTAGATAGGCTGGTAGGATACCAGATTTCACCGCTTTTATGGAGAAAAGTAAAAGGCGGATTAAGCGCCGGCCGCGTTCAATCTGTTGCACTTCGCATAATCTGTGAAAGAGAACGTGCAATACATGCATTTATTTCTGTGGAATACTGGTCAATAACAGCTCTTCTTGAAACAGAAGATAAAGCAGCCTTTACCGCAAAACTTGTTAAGAAAAACGGGAAAAAGATTGATATCCCAAATGAAGAAACTTCATCGCAAATAGTAAATGAATTAAGCAATACTTTATTTACCGTTCAAAAAGTTCAAAAAAAATCAACCGTAAGAAACCCATTTCCACCGTTTATTACAAGTAAACTACAGCAGGAAGCTATTACAAAACTAAAATTCTCTGCTAAAAAAACAATGGTTGTGGCCCAACAGCTTTACGAAGGAATAGATCTTGGTCCCGGGGAACCGGTTGGATTGATAACTTACATGAGAACCGACTCAACAAGAATATCCAAAGAATCGGCGGAAGAAGCATTAATGCTGATAAAAGATACTTTTGGGGAACAATATGCTCTTAAGGAACCAAGGTTTTTTAAAAATACCAAAAAGGTCCAGGATGCCCATGAAGCAATACGTCCTTCATCGGTTTACAATACCCCGGAAAAAGTTGCACCTTACCTTTCTAAAGAACAGCTTGAGCTATATACTCTTATCTGGAAACGCTTTGTAGCATCGCAGATGACTCAGGCCATAATAGACAAAGTAACCGTATCCGTATCTGCTGGCCCGTATACTTTTAATGCAAGCGGATCAAGCGTCAAATTCCCCGGTTTTATGTCTCTTTATTTGACCGCAGATGATGAACAGGAAGAAGAAGAAAAGAAAAAAATGCTTCCCGATATTTCAGAGGGTATGGTTATAAATTTAAACAAACTTGATCCTAAACAGCACTTCACGCAACCTCCTCCAAGATTTTCCGAAGCGTCTCTTGTAAAAGAACTTGAAGAAAATGGTATCGGACGCCCCAGCACATATGCTGCGATTCTTTCAACCATAAGGGATAAAGGCTACGTTGATTTCATAAAAGGCTATTTTAAGCCAAGTGAACTTGGATTTATAGTAAATGATCTTTTGGTAGAAAGCTTTTCGAATATAGTTAATGTTGATTTTACTGCCAAAATGGAAGATGACCTTGATCGGATAGAAGGTAAGGAAGTAAAAATGCTTGATGTTCTCAGCAGTTTTTATACACCTTTTAAAATTGAGCTTGATAAGGCTTCTGAAGATATGTTGAGCATTAAAGGAGTGGGTTTTCCTACAGGCCTGAAATGTCCGGAATGTGATAACGAACTAAAAATTAAAGTTGGGAAAAACGGCCATTTTCTTGCCTGTAGCGCTTATCCGAAATGTTCTTATTCCAGAAATTATAATCGCGATGAAAAAGGGGTAATTTCGCCTGTAAACGTTCCTGAAAGTGAAGTTACGGATTTGTTTTGTGATAAATGCCAAAAGCCCATGGTGTTAAAGCACGGCAAATACGGAGATTTCTTCGCCTGCTCCGGCTATCCTGACTGCAAGAACACGCAATCAATAAATTCAGACGGACAAACAAGCAATACAGGAATTAAATGTCCGGAAAAGAAATGTACCGGTGAAATCGTTGGGAAAAAATCGAAAAGAGGAAAGCTCTTTTATGGGTGCAACCGATATCCTGAATGTACTTATGCAACCTGGGATAAACCCGTTGAACAAAAATGTCCCTCATGCGGTGCGAACTTTCTTCTTGAAAAAACCACAAAAAAAAGCGGCACGGTTTTATACTGTATAGTGCAAGATTGTGGTTACAAAGAAAATATATGA
- the dprA gene encoding DNA-processing protein DprA: MDNILPWFALKNVPGIGNHLFKKLINHFKSPEAVLKASREELSSIDGISDKLAIAIKKYKAHKNFKNEIEAVVNKGFRIVTMSDRDYPPLLLEIPDPPPFLYVSGNLDSSSKNIAVVGSRNATGYGISITKKLCSDLVSHNITVVSGMARGIDTAAHEGSLIGKGKTIAVLGSGLCRIYPEQNTKLFQMISENGAVISELPLMAEPDSFNFPARNRIISGISLGTVVVEATKRSGSLITARLAAEQNREVFAVPGSIQSFKSTGTHTLIKQGAKLVENVKDIIDELSNILSPANDITIQEEKETAYKNIRPDSDELLVLKALESYPVHIDELARKVKIQPGKLLSILLTLELQDLIKQEPGKLFSLRT, from the coding sequence ATGGATAATATTCTGCCATGGTTTGCCTTAAAAAATGTTCCTGGAATTGGAAATCATCTTTTTAAAAAATTAATTAATCACTTCAAATCACCTGAAGCAGTGCTTAAAGCTTCCCGTGAAGAACTATCAAGTATAGATGGCATATCAGACAAGCTTGCAATTGCTATTAAAAAATATAAGGCGCATAAAAATTTTAAGAATGAAATAGAAGCTGTAGTAAATAAAGGTTTTAGAATTGTAACCATGTCGGACAGGGATTATCCGCCACTTCTTCTGGAAATACCCGATCCGCCCCCTTTTCTATATGTTTCCGGGAATCTTGACAGTTCTTCAAAAAACATAGCTGTTGTAGGCTCAAGGAATGCAACAGGCTATGGTATTTCAATAACAAAAAAACTTTGTTCAGATCTTGTTTCCCACAACATAACGGTTGTAAGCGGAATGGCAAGGGGAATAGATACAGCCGCTCATGAAGGTTCTTTAATCGGTAAGGGCAAAACAATAGCAGTGCTTGGAAGCGGTCTTTGCAGGATTTATCCTGAGCAAAACACAAAACTGTTTCAGATGATTTCGGAAAACGGTGCTGTAATATCGGAACTTCCTTTAATGGCAGAACCTGATTCATTTAATTTTCCTGCACGAAACAGAATAATAAGCGGGATTTCACTTGGTACCGTTGTAGTTGAGGCCACCAAAAGGAGCGGATCTCTGATTACAGCGAGATTGGCGGCAGAACAAAACAGAGAAGTGTTTGCAGTGCCGGGAAGTATTCAGTCTTTTAAAAGCACAGGCACTCACACATTAATAAAGCAGGGAGCCAAACTGGTTGAGAATGTAAAAGATATCATAGACGAGCTTTCAAATATACTATCACCTGCAAATGATATAACAATACAGGAAGAAAAAGAAACTGCATATAAAAATATTCGTCCAGACTCCGATGAATTACTGGTATTAAAAGCTCTTGAATCGTATCCTGTCCATATAGACGAACTTGCCCGCAAAGTAAAAATACAGCCGGGAAAACTCCTGAGCATACTATTAACTTTGGAATTGCAGGACTTGATAAAACAAGAACCTGGAAAATTGTTTTCTTTGAGAACATAA
- a CDS encoding chemotaxis protein CheB — translation MNKYKAVVIGASTGGIEALGIILSYLPDDFNQAIIIVLHLSPQSKGLHQVLSRQCHMKIKEAEEKEKIKSGVVYTAPPNYHLMVEEDETFSLSVSGHINYARPSIDVLFETAADAYREKLIGIILTGANSDGSQGLHKIKEYGGLVIVQDPFTAERDSMPIAAIAVSEIDYILTLDKIGLLLADFIKQ, via the coding sequence ATGAATAAATATAAAGCAGTTGTAATTGGAGCTTCAACCGGGGGAATTGAGGCCCTTGGTATCATTTTATCCTATTTGCCGGATGATTTTAATCAGGCAATAATTATTGTTTTGCATTTATCTCCACAATCAAAAGGGCTGCATCAAGTGTTAAGCAGGCAATGCCATATGAAAATAAAAGAAGCCGAAGAAAAAGAAAAAATTAAGAGTGGAGTAGTTTATACTGCTCCACCCAACTACCATTTGATGGTAGAGGAAGACGAAACATTTTCTTTGTCTGTTTCCGGACATATCAACTATGCGAGACCTTCGATTGATGTTTTGTTTGAAACTGCAGCAGATGCCTACAGAGAAAAGCTTATCGGTATTATTCTTACCGGAGCCAACAGTGACGGCAGCCAAGGCCTGCATAAAATAAAGGAATACGGAGGGCTTGTAATTGTCCAGGACCCATTTACTGCTGAGCGTGATTCAATGCCCATAGCTGCGATAGCAGTTTCCGAAATTGATTATATTTTAACTCTGGATAAAATTGGTTTGCTACTTGCCGATTTTATCAAACAGTAG
- the yajC gene encoding preprotein translocase subunit YajC, giving the protein MIGIAYAMGQGGAASGQGGGFAAFIPLILMFAIFYFLLIRPQQKKAKEHREMIANVKKGDKIITSGGIHGTITGMDDNTITVEIADKVRIKLNRANISGLAGSQSGKNTDTGKDKTS; this is encoded by the coding sequence TTGATCGGTATAGCATACGCAATGGGCCAGGGAGGAGCAGCCTCTGGGCAGGGAGGCGGTTTCGCAGCGTTTATTCCACTTATTCTAATGTTTGCAATTTTCTATTTTCTTCTTATCAGGCCGCAGCAAAAAAAGGCCAAAGAACATCGGGAAATGATAGCTAATGTTAAAAAAGGAGATAAAATAATTACAAGCGGCGGTATTCACGGAACAATAACAGGAATGGATGATAATACAATAACGGTTGAAATTGCCGACAAAGTTCGCATAAAACTAAACCGCGCAAACATTTCCGGCCTTGCTGGGTCGCAATCTGGAAAAAACACAGATACCGGCAAAGACAAAACGAGTTGA
- a CDS encoding MBL fold metallo-hydrolase, which produces MKFGNYDCFSIELGDFVLDGGAMFGVVPKILWEKKIPADKNNFIPMKARSLLIQGNGKNILVDNGPGSKLSEKMKSIYKINDQTTDIKAILSKHQLTCDDITDVIITHLHFDHAGGSTIIIDNDIVPTFPAAKYYIQKSQFEAAINPGIKEAGSYFEENFLPLEKSGVLVILDGPAELFDGIEILISNGHTPGQQHPLVKGKEDSLFYCADLIPTSAHIPIPWHMAYDNEPLSILDEKQEILSKAILENWILFFEHDPVVAAASVKKGDKGITIDKVITI; this is translated from the coding sequence ATGAAATTTGGTAATTATGATTGCTTTTCAATCGAACTAGGAGATTTTGTTTTAGATGGTGGCGCTATGTTTGGTGTTGTTCCAAAAATTTTATGGGAAAAGAAAATACCGGCTGACAAAAATAATTTTATCCCCATGAAAGCAAGATCTCTTTTAATACAGGGAAACGGGAAAAATATCCTAGTTGATAATGGGCCAGGAAGCAAATTATCGGAAAAAATGAAAAGTATTTATAAAATTAATGATCAAACAACTGATATTAAGGCTATACTTTCAAAACATCAACTGACATGCGATGATATTACCGATGTAATTATAACCCACCTTCATTTTGATCATGCAGGAGGCTCAACAATAATAATAGATAATGATATAGTCCCGACATTTCCTGCAGCAAAATACTATATACAAAAAAGCCAGTTTGAAGCAGCCATAAATCCCGGCATAAAAGAAGCCGGAAGTTATTTTGAAGAAAATTTTCTGCCTTTGGAAAAATCAGGCGTCCTGGTAATTCTTGATGGCCCGGCAGAGTTATTTGATGGCATAGAAATTCTTATATCAAATGGCCACACTCCGGGACAACAACATCCTCTTGTAAAGGGAAAAGAAGATTCACTTTTTTATTGTGCCGATCTTATTCCTACCTCAGCCCATATTCCGATTCCATGGCATATGGCATATGATAATGAACCATTATCTATTCTTGATGAAAAACAGGAAATTCTTTCTAAAGCTATATTGGAAAACTGGATCTTATTTTTCGAACACGACCCTGTGGTTGCTGCCGCTTCAGTCAAAAAAGGCGATAAAGGCATTACTATAGATAAAGTTATAACTATTTGA
- a CDS encoding diguanylate cyclase translates to MTFKEKTDILIVDDRPENLIALEALLENPELNIVKASSGNEALGLVLEYDFALILLDVQMPEMDGYETAKLMQGIKRSKSVPIIFLTAISKEQKYLLSGYEAGAVDFLFKPIEPIILMSKVKIFLALYNQKRLINEQSLELKQKVEELLIVKKELEKTNIILQDLSSLDGLTGIPNRRHFDDFVDKEWRNAIRERTPLSFVMIDIDHFKPYNDNYGHQAGDECLKLVGRVLKEASKRPRDLIARYGGEEFIAVLSDTDANAAMVVAERLRLSIKDLNMPHEYSPVAKIVTVSMGVAGGVPAQDSLYGSFITMADKALYQAKEEGRNQIKLFTN, encoded by the coding sequence ATGACTTTTAAGGAAAAAACAGACATACTTATTGTAGATGACAGGCCGGAGAATTTAATTGCTCTGGAAGCGTTGCTTGAGAATCCCGAATTAAATATTGTAAAGGCATCTTCAGGCAATGAAGCCCTTGGCCTTGTTTTGGAATACGACTTTGCTCTTATACTTCTTGATGTGCAGATGCCTGAAATGGACGGCTATGAAACTGCAAAGCTTATGCAGGGAATTAAAAGAAGTAAAAGCGTCCCTATAATTTTTTTGACTGCGATCAGTAAGGAGCAAAAATATTTATTGAGTGGTTATGAAGCAGGGGCTGTTGATTTTTTATTTAAGCCCATAGAACCGATTATCCTGATGAGCAAGGTGAAGATTTTCCTTGCATTGTATAATCAAAAAAGGCTTATTAATGAACAGTCACTTGAGCTAAAACAAAAAGTAGAAGAATTGCTGATAGTAAAAAAAGAACTTGAAAAAACTAACATCATACTACAGGATCTTTCTTCCCTGGACGGATTGACAGGAATTCCAAACCGTCGTCATTTTGATGATTTTGTTGATAAGGAATGGAGAAACGCTATTCGGGAGAGAACACCTTTGTCATTTGTTATGATAGATATAGACCATTTTAAGCCTTATAATGATAATTATGGCCATCAGGCTGGTGATGAGTGCCTCAAGCTGGTAGGAAGAGTTTTAAAAGAAGCTTCTAAAAGACCGAGAGATCTTATTGCGCGTTACGGAGGTGAAGAGTTCATTGCTGTGCTTTCTGATACAGATGCTAATGCCGCAATGGTAGTTGCGGAAAGACTAAGATTGTCAATAAAGGATTTGAATATGCCTCATGAATATTCTCCTGTAGCAAAAATAGTTACTGTAAGTATGGGAGTTGCGGGAGGAGTCCCAGCGCAGGATTCATTATATGGTTCATTTATAACAATGGCAGATAAGGCTCTTTATCAGGCAAAAGAAGAAGGGCGTAATCAGATTAAACTTTTTACAAACTAA
- the secD gene encoding protein translocase subunit SecD gives MKIFSWKLYLSVLVLIAAVIYLLPTFKPDIWPDILPNKKINLGLDLQGGMHLALEVESEKAVESTIERMANDLKGSIRSEHLRYEKIERIEGTKISIIIEGQKNIDGFNKILDKEFKELRILSRSLGNDLLKIVMDLPEKETESIKRQAIEQALETIRNRIDQFGVSEPDISLEGENRIIVQLPGVKDTQRAKELIGKTALLEFKLLDEMHDVEKALSEGAPPGTEILYEIKEDYQSRRITKKPYLVKKQTLLTGASLSGASVQIDSQYNDPYVAINFDNKGAKAFERITDENVKKRLAIVLDNKIYSAPVIQEKISGGRAQITGSFTPEEARDLAIILRAGALPAPVNIIEERTVGPSLGTDSINKGLLSMWVGGLLVFAFMIIYYKWSGVVADIGLFFNILMIAGALAAFQATLTLPGIAGIVLTIGMAVDANVLIYERIREELLLGKTPSAAVNAGFDRAALTILDANVTTLIAALVLFQFGTGPVKGFAVTLSIGIVTSVFTALILTRIIFEYFIYDFKIKKLSI, from the coding sequence TTGAAGATTTTTTCATGGAAATTATATTTATCCGTTTTGGTACTGATTGCAGCAGTTATATATCTTCTTCCGACATTTAAGCCTGATATCTGGCCCGACATCTTGCCTAATAAAAAGATAAATTTAGGGCTTGATCTTCAGGGTGGCATGCACCTTGCTCTTGAAGTTGAAAGTGAAAAAGCCGTTGAAAGTACTATTGAACGGATGGCAAACGATCTTAAAGGAAGTATAAGAAGTGAACATTTAAGATATGAAAAGATCGAACGAATTGAAGGCACAAAAATATCAATTATTATAGAAGGTCAGAAAAACATTGACGGTTTTAATAAGATCCTTGACAAGGAATTTAAGGAACTTCGCATACTCTCACGGTCTTTGGGAAATGATCTTCTTAAAATTGTGATGGATCTTCCCGAAAAAGAAACTGAAAGCATCAAAAGGCAGGCTATCGAACAGGCGCTTGAAACCATAAGAAACCGAATCGACCAGTTCGGGGTAAGTGAGCCGGATATAAGCCTTGAAGGTGAAAACAGAATCATTGTCCAATTACCGGGAGTAAAAGATACGCAGAGGGCAAAGGAACTTATAGGCAAAACAGCTTTACTTGAATTCAAGCTTTTGGATGAAATGCATGACGTTGAAAAAGCATTATCTGAAGGCGCGCCTCCCGGAACCGAAATACTTTATGAGATTAAGGAAGATTATCAGTCAAGACGTATCACAAAAAAGCCTTATCTGGTAAAAAAACAAACGCTTTTAACCGGCGCTTCCCTTTCAGGAGCTTCTGTCCAGATAGATTCCCAGTATAACGATCCCTATGTAGCCATAAATTTTGACAACAAGGGAGCAAAGGCATTTGAAAGGATAACAGATGAAAACGTTAAAAAACGTCTTGCAATCGTATTGGACAATAAGATTTATTCGGCCCCGGTAATACAGGAAAAAATATCGGGAGGCCGTGCCCAGATTACAGGAAGTTTTACACCTGAAGAAGCCCGCGATCTTGCTATTATCCTTCGTGCAGGCGCACTTCCTGCCCCTGTTAATATCATTGAAGAAAGAACCGTAGGGCCTTCCCTGGGAACCGATTCAATCAACAAAGGTCTTCTCTCCATGTGGGTAGGCGGTCTTCTCGTTTTTGCTTTCATGATAATTTATTATAAATGGTCAGGAGTTGTGGCAGATATCGGCCTTTTCTTTAATATTTTAATGATTGCAGGAGCTCTTGCAGCCTTTCAGGCAACACTGACTCTGCCTGGAATTGCAGGTATAGTTCTTACTATAGGCATGGCGGTTGATGCGAACGTGCTTATATACGAAAGGATAAGAGAAGAACTCTTACTTGGCAAAACCCCCAGCGCTGCAGTAAACGCCGGTTTTGACCGGGCGGCATTAACTATTCTTGATGCAAACGTAACAACGCTTATCGCAGCTCTGGTTCTTTTTCAATTCGGGACAGGCCCTGTGAAAGGTTTTGCTGTAACACTTAGTATAGGTATTGTAACAAGCGTTTTCACTGCGCTTATCTTAACGCGTATCATATTCGAATATTTTATATATGATTTTAAAATTAAAAAATTGAGCATATAG
- the secF gene encoding protein translocase subunit SecF: MRLIKPNTKFDFVGRRYIAFSVSGLLILISIISLLFHGGLNYGIDFLGGSILQLKFDTAVEISQIKAGLESADISKSTVQTFGEVKNNEYLIRTDTPVTANQEFTDKLEQSLKSTTGQIAEIRRVEIVGPKVGKELQNKALLAIFYSLLFLAIYISGRFELKWMASGIIAAALMGVVYFFSVFKINMVIITGVALLVTFIFFWLMDLKYAMAAIVALVHDVIITVGMFSLFNKEFNLPIVAAILAIIGYSLNDTIIIFDRIRENLKKNRKISLTGIINKSVNETLSRTFLTSGLTLVVVIALFALGGGIIHDFAFALLVGIIIGTYSSIYVASPILIAWTGKRKKK; encoded by the coding sequence ATGCGGTTAATAAAACCAAATACAAAATTTGACTTTGTTGGTCGACGGTATATTGCTTTCAGTGTATCAGGCTTATTGATATTGATCAGCATTATTTCCTTATTATTTCATGGCGGGCTAAATTACGGGATTGATTTTTTAGGTGGATCAATTCTTCAGTTAAAATTTGATACAGCCGTTGAAATAAGCCAAATTAAAGCCGGACTTGAATCAGCTGATATCAGCAAATCAACCGTCCAGACATTCGGAGAAGTTAAAAATAATGAATATCTGATAAGAACGGATACCCCGGTAACGGCAAACCAGGAGTTTACCGATAAATTAGAGCAAAGTTTAAAATCCACTACAGGACAAATTGCTGAAATACGCCGTGTTGAAATTGTCGGCCCGAAAGTAGGTAAGGAATTGCAGAATAAAGCCTTGCTTGCCATATTTTATTCTCTGCTTTTTCTTGCAATTTACATATCCGGCCGGTTTGAATTAAAATGGATGGCAAGTGGAATCATTGCAGCAGCTCTTATGGGTGTGGTATATTTTTTCTCGGTTTTTAAAATCAACATGGTCATTATTACCGGTGTTGCTCTTTTGGTTACATTCATTTTTTTCTGGCTGATGGATCTCAAATACGCAATGGCCGCTATAGTAGCTCTTGTACATGATGTAATAATAACCGTAGGCATGTTTTCACTTTTTAATAAAGAATTTAACCTTCCGATAGTTGCAGCAATCCTTGCTATTATCGGATACTCGTTAAATGATACCATTATTATTTTTGACCGGATACGTGAGAATCTGAAAAAAAATAGAAAAATAAGTCTTACAGGTATTATAAACAAAAGTGTGAATGAGACTTTAAGCCGAACATTTCTCACATCCGGGCTAACCCTTGTTGTTGTGATAGCACTGTTTGCTTTAGGCGGAGGAATTATTCATGACTTCGCTTTTGCTCTTTTGGTAGGAATAATAATCGGAACCTATTCTTCAATATATGTCGCAAGCCCTATCCTTATTGCATGGACGGGAAAAAGAAAGAAAAAATAA